A single window of Ischnura elegans chromosome 8, ioIscEleg1.1, whole genome shotgun sequence DNA harbors:
- the LOC124163998 gene encoding ras-related protein Rab-10-like — protein MAKKSYDLLFKLLLIGDSGVGKTCILFRFCEEAFSSTFISTIGVDFKIKTVELRGKKIKLQIWSTAGQERFHTITPAYYRGAMGIMLVYDITNEKSFEDIGNWIRNVDEHVNAGVQKMILGNKMDMADERVVSTERALAFARQYGIPFMETSAKENLNISEAFKELVEAILDKTPGRNAQEAPDRVLVGSKVDRRGSMTARCC, from the exons ATGGCGAAGAAGTCGTACGATTTGTTATTTAAGCTGCTACTCATCGGCGATTCTGGAGTTGGAaaaacttgtattttatttaggtTTTGCGAAGAAgctttttcatcaacatttatatCAACTATAG GAGTGGACTTCAAAATTAAAACAGTCGAACTTCGTGGGAAGAAAATTAAATTGCAAATATG GTCCACAGCTGGCCAGGAGAGGTTTCATACAATCACACCGGCATACTACAGAGGAGCAATGGGGATAATGCTTGTTTACGatattacaaatgaaaaaagttttgaagATATTGGGAATTGGATAAGGAATGTAGATGAG CATGTTAATGCGGGTGTTCAGAAGATGATTCTGGGGAACAAGATGGACATGGCTGATGAGAGAGTGGTTAGCACAGAAAGGGCATTAGCA TTTGCACGACAGTATGGGATTCCTTTCATGGAGACATCAGCCAAGGAGAACTTGAACATCAGTGAAGCATTTAAGGAGTTGGTTGAGGCAATATTAGACAAGACACCAGGGAGGAATGCACAGGAGGCTCCAGACCGTGTTCTAGTTGGCAGCAAGGTTGACCGTAGAGGGTCAATGACTGCAAGGTGTTGTTAG